In Xiphophorus hellerii strain 12219 chromosome 13, Xiphophorus_hellerii-4.1, whole genome shotgun sequence, the following proteins share a genomic window:
- the tnfa gene encoding tumor necrosis factor a (TNF superfamily, member 2) isoform X1, producing the protein MESEFKVLLDADASTGTSDQTQTSTRVKTFQVSRLTLALMAFTLCLATGGAVFLFSNARVKSEGSDEGSSAFHHALRQISNRRAAIHLEGEHDPAINTSVKWMSKVNQAHSQGGLELKDNEILIPHNGLYFVYSQASFRVSCSSNADDLTSNHMIHLSHTVKRWSRSFGSNDESSYRTLLHSVRTVCQGTASKDPDSAGSRFTAVYMGAVFDLKSGDRLKTVMEEKMLEKLEEDAGKTYFGVFAL; encoded by the exons ATGGAGAGTGAATTCAAGGTGTTACTGGATGCAGATGCCAGCACAGGGACAAGTGATCAGACTCAGACATCCACGAGagtcaaaacatttcaagtGTCCAGACTTACCTTGGCCCTGATGGCTTTCACTCTCTGCCTTGCTACTGGTGGTGCTGTTTTCCTCTTCTCTAATGCTCGTGTCAAG AGTGAAGGATCAGATGAGGGAAGCTCTG cttttcatCACGCCTTAAGACAAATTTCAAACAGGAGGGCAGCCATTCATCTAGAAG GAGAACACGACCCCGCCATAAATACGTCAGTGAAGTGGATGAGCAAAGTGAACCAGGCACACTCTCAAGGAGGTCTAGAACTAAAAGACAATGAGATTTTGATTCCTCATAATGGCCTCTACTTTGTTTACAGCCAGGCGTCGTTCAGAGTAAGCTGCAGCAGCAATGCTGATGACCTTACTTCCAATCACATGATCCACCTGAGTCACACAGTGAAACGCTGGTCCAGATCATTTGGCTCTAATGATGAGAGTTCCTATCGGACCCTCTTGCATTCAGTTCGTACTGTGTGCCAGGGTACAGCCAGTAAGGATCCAGACTCAGCTGGAAGCCGGTTCACTGCAGTATATATGGGAGCAGTATTCGACTTAAAGAGTGGGGACAGACTGAAGACGGTTATGGAAGAGAAGATGCTTGAGAAACTCGAGGAAGATGCAGGGAAGACTTATTTTGGTGTCTTTGCCTTGTAA
- the tnfa gene encoding tumor necrosis factor a (TNF superfamily, member 2) isoform X2 produces the protein MSDASTGTSDQTQTSTRVKTFQVSRLTLALMAFTLCLATGGAVFLFSNARVKSEGSDEGSSAFHHALRQISNRRAAIHLEGEHDPAINTSVKWMSKVNQAHSQGGLELKDNEILIPHNGLYFVYSQASFRVSCSSNADDLTSNHMIHLSHTVKRWSRSFGSNDESSYRTLLHSVRTVCQGTASKDPDSAGSRFTAVYMGAVFDLKSGDRLKTVMEEKMLEKLEEDAGKTYFGVFAL, from the exons ATGTCAG ATGCCAGCACAGGGACAAGTGATCAGACTCAGACATCCACGAGagtcaaaacatttcaagtGTCCAGACTTACCTTGGCCCTGATGGCTTTCACTCTCTGCCTTGCTACTGGTGGTGCTGTTTTCCTCTTCTCTAATGCTCGTGTCAAG AGTGAAGGATCAGATGAGGGAAGCTCTG cttttcatCACGCCTTAAGACAAATTTCAAACAGGAGGGCAGCCATTCATCTAGAAG GAGAACACGACCCCGCCATAAATACGTCAGTGAAGTGGATGAGCAAAGTGAACCAGGCACACTCTCAAGGAGGTCTAGAACTAAAAGACAATGAGATTTTGATTCCTCATAATGGCCTCTACTTTGTTTACAGCCAGGCGTCGTTCAGAGTAAGCTGCAGCAGCAATGCTGATGACCTTACTTCCAATCACATGATCCACCTGAGTCACACAGTGAAACGCTGGTCCAGATCATTTGGCTCTAATGATGAGAGTTCCTATCGGACCCTCTTGCATTCAGTTCGTACTGTGTGCCAGGGTACAGCCAGTAAGGATCCAGACTCAGCTGGAAGCCGGTTCACTGCAGTATATATGGGAGCAGTATTCGACTTAAAGAGTGGGGACAGACTGAAGACGGTTATGGAAGAGAAGATGCTTGAGAAACTCGAGGAAGATGCAGGGAAGACTTATTTTGGTGTCTTTGCCTTGTAA
- the atat1 gene encoding alpha-tubulin N-acetyltransferase 1 isoform X1 — MEFPFDINQLFSERISILDQNLVASRQSKEKPDLRVKIATVLDELGEASAKAQDLPAPITSASKLQFQKHQLYLMKDGESSRGRGVVVGFLKVGYKKLFLLDRNGVHIEVEPLCVLDFYIAENLQRHGYGLELFNFMLQHQNVEPVLLAYDRPSTKLLAFLAKHYNLRQSVPQVNNFVAFEDFFHKRAVSQLRRVKKPDGEIKPYSLMEREAVRQEQRTLPWPFAAPQSPHRSVSSQCSQSPSAGSSPRRVLPCVTHPAFAGDSREQSPHSPLMDCCRTRRSNSEKGLVARSNLYSRHMDIRHAGLLDRNSSWTPMGDQTCALGWKNEHSIVSLLRRAQPGLAAPPGPQSDDVYSLTTTDGTKKHLNSATSDKTKVLDNKQSSSEGNHKPLEKDHIRKQPDWSWAVGGNYSTAQWVKQNQVYRSTRPW, encoded by the exons ATGGAGTTTCCTTTTGACATTAATCAGTTGTTCTCTGAGAGGATCTCCATTCTGGACCAGAATCTTGTTGCAAGTCGCCAATCTAAAGAAAA GCCAGATCTTCGGGTCAAAATTGCAACAGTTCTTGATGAACTTGGGGAAGCCTCAGCAAAG GCACAAGACCTCCCAGCTCCTATAACAAGTGCTTCCAAGCTGCAGTTCCAGAAGCATCAGCTGTACCTGATGAAGGACGGAGAGAGCAGCCG AGGACGGGGTGTGGTTGTGGGATTTCTGAAGGTTGGCTACAAGAAGTTATTTCTGCTT GATCGAAATGGTGTGCACATCGAAGTAGAGCCACTGTGTGTTTTGGATTTCTACATTGCAGAAAACTTACAGCGACATGGCTATGGGCTAGAACTATTCAATTTTATGTTACAG CATCAGAACGTGGAGCCAGTGTTGTTGGCATATGACAGACCTTCCACCAAATTGCTGGCATTTCTGGCTAAGCATTACAATCTGAGGCAGAGCGTTCCTCAG GTCAATAACTTTGTTGCCTTTGAGGACTTCTTCCACAAAAGAGCAG TGTCCCAGTTGAGAAGAGTAAAAAAGCCTGATGGAGAGATTAAGCCTTATTCTTTAATGGAAAGAGAAG cgGTACGCCAAGAGCAGAGGACACTTCCTTGGCCATTTGCTGCTCCTCAGTCTCCTCACCGCTCAGTATcttcccagtgctcccagtctCCCAGTGCGGGCTCCTCTCCCAGGAGGGTGCTTCCATGTGTCACACATCCAGCGTTTGCTGGAGACAGCAGGGAGCAGAGCCCACATTCACCTCTGATGGACTGCTGCAGGACAAGACGTAGCAA TAGCGAAAAGGGTTTAGTTGCCAGATCCAACCTGTACAGTCGACACATGGACATCAGACATGCTGGACTCCTGGACAGAAACTCAA GTTGGACACCAATGGGAGATCAGACATGTGCACTGGGCTGGAAAAACGAACACAG TATTGTCTCTCTGTTGAGGAGAGCCCAGCCTGGCCTGGCAGCGCCGCCTGGACCCCAGAGTGATGATGTTTACAGCCTGACTACCACAGATGGCACAAAGAAGCACCTGAATTCAGCAACGTCAGACAAGACTAAAGTGTTGGACAATAAACAGAGCTCATCTGAAGGCAACCACAAACCTCTAGAGAAAGATCATATCAGAAAACAGCCAGACTGGTCATGGGCAGTGGGAGGAAACTACTCCACTGCACAGTGGGTCAAGCAGAATCAGGTTTACAGAAGCACCCGCCCTTGGTAA
- the atat1 gene encoding alpha-tubulin N-acetyltransferase 1 isoform X2 — protein sequence MEFPFDINQLFSERISILDQNLVASRQSKEKPDLRVKIATVLDELGEASAKAQDLPAPITSASKLQFQKHQLYLMKDGESSRGRGVVVGFLKVGYKKLFLLDRNGVHIEVEPLCVLDFYIAENLQRHGYGLELFNFMLQHQNVEPVLLAYDRPSTKLLAFLAKHYNLRQSVPQVNNFVAFEDFFHKRAAVRQEQRTLPWPFAAPQSPHRSVSSQCSQSPSAGSSPRRVLPCVTHPAFAGDSREQSPHSPLMDCCRTRRSNSEKGLVARSNLYSRHMDIRHAGLLDRNSSWTPMGDQTCALGWKNEHSIVSLLRRAQPGLAAPPGPQSDDVYSLTTTDGTKKHLNSATSDKTKVLDNKQSSSEGNHKPLEKDHIRKQPDWSWAVGGNYSTAQWVKQNQVYRSTRPW from the exons ATGGAGTTTCCTTTTGACATTAATCAGTTGTTCTCTGAGAGGATCTCCATTCTGGACCAGAATCTTGTTGCAAGTCGCCAATCTAAAGAAAA GCCAGATCTTCGGGTCAAAATTGCAACAGTTCTTGATGAACTTGGGGAAGCCTCAGCAAAG GCACAAGACCTCCCAGCTCCTATAACAAGTGCTTCCAAGCTGCAGTTCCAGAAGCATCAGCTGTACCTGATGAAGGACGGAGAGAGCAGCCG AGGACGGGGTGTGGTTGTGGGATTTCTGAAGGTTGGCTACAAGAAGTTATTTCTGCTT GATCGAAATGGTGTGCACATCGAAGTAGAGCCACTGTGTGTTTTGGATTTCTACATTGCAGAAAACTTACAGCGACATGGCTATGGGCTAGAACTATTCAATTTTATGTTACAG CATCAGAACGTGGAGCCAGTGTTGTTGGCATATGACAGACCTTCCACCAAATTGCTGGCATTTCTGGCTAAGCATTACAATCTGAGGCAGAGCGTTCCTCAG GTCAATAACTTTGTTGCCTTTGAGGACTTCTTCCACAAAAGAGCAG cgGTACGCCAAGAGCAGAGGACACTTCCTTGGCCATTTGCTGCTCCTCAGTCTCCTCACCGCTCAGTATcttcccagtgctcccagtctCCCAGTGCGGGCTCCTCTCCCAGGAGGGTGCTTCCATGTGTCACACATCCAGCGTTTGCTGGAGACAGCAGGGAGCAGAGCCCACATTCACCTCTGATGGACTGCTGCAGGACAAGACGTAGCAA TAGCGAAAAGGGTTTAGTTGCCAGATCCAACCTGTACAGTCGACACATGGACATCAGACATGCTGGACTCCTGGACAGAAACTCAA GTTGGACACCAATGGGAGATCAGACATGTGCACTGGGCTGGAAAAACGAACACAG TATTGTCTCTCTGTTGAGGAGAGCCCAGCCTGGCCTGGCAGCGCCGCCTGGACCCCAGAGTGATGATGTTTACAGCCTGACTACCACAGATGGCACAAAGAAGCACCTGAATTCAGCAACGTCAGACAAGACTAAAGTGTTGGACAATAAACAGAGCTCATCTGAAGGCAACCACAAACCTCTAGAGAAAGATCATATCAGAAAACAGCCAGACTGGTCATGGGCAGTGGGAGGAAACTACTCCACTGCACAGTGGGTCAAGCAGAATCAGGTTTACAGAAGCACCCGCCCTTGGTAA
- the atat1 gene encoding alpha-tubulin N-acetyltransferase 1 isoform X3 yields MEFPFDINQLFSERISILDQNLVASRQSKEKPDLRVKIATVLDELGEASAKAQDLPAPITSASKLQFQKHQLYLMKDGESSRGRGVVVGFLKVGYKKLFLLDRNGVHIEVEPLCVLDFYIAENLQRHGYGLELFNFMLQHQNVEPVLLAYDRPSTKLLAFLAKHYNLRQSVPQVNNFVAFEDFFHKRAVSQLRRVKKPDGEIKPYSLMEREAVRQEQRTLPWPFAAPQSPHRSVSSQCSQSPSAGSSPRRVLPCVTHPAFAGDSREQSPHSPLMDCCRTRRSNSLSRSQLGFN; encoded by the exons ATGGAGTTTCCTTTTGACATTAATCAGTTGTTCTCTGAGAGGATCTCCATTCTGGACCAGAATCTTGTTGCAAGTCGCCAATCTAAAGAAAA GCCAGATCTTCGGGTCAAAATTGCAACAGTTCTTGATGAACTTGGGGAAGCCTCAGCAAAG GCACAAGACCTCCCAGCTCCTATAACAAGTGCTTCCAAGCTGCAGTTCCAGAAGCATCAGCTGTACCTGATGAAGGACGGAGAGAGCAGCCG AGGACGGGGTGTGGTTGTGGGATTTCTGAAGGTTGGCTACAAGAAGTTATTTCTGCTT GATCGAAATGGTGTGCACATCGAAGTAGAGCCACTGTGTGTTTTGGATTTCTACATTGCAGAAAACTTACAGCGACATGGCTATGGGCTAGAACTATTCAATTTTATGTTACAG CATCAGAACGTGGAGCCAGTGTTGTTGGCATATGACAGACCTTCCACCAAATTGCTGGCATTTCTGGCTAAGCATTACAATCTGAGGCAGAGCGTTCCTCAG GTCAATAACTTTGTTGCCTTTGAGGACTTCTTCCACAAAAGAGCAG TGTCCCAGTTGAGAAGAGTAAAAAAGCCTGATGGAGAGATTAAGCCTTATTCTTTAATGGAAAGAGAAG cgGTACGCCAAGAGCAGAGGACACTTCCTTGGCCATTTGCTGCTCCTCAGTCTCCTCACCGCTCAGTATcttcccagtgctcccagtctCCCAGTGCGGGCTCCTCTCCCAGGAGGGTGCTTCCATGTGTCACACATCCAGCGTTTGCTGGAGACAGCAGGGAGCAGAGCCCACATTCACCTCTGATGGACTGCTGCAGGACAAGACGTAGCAA TTCCCTCAGTAGATCTCAGCTGGGTTTTAATTAA